Proteins encoded within one genomic window of Citrobacter amalonaticus Y19:
- the yjjY gene encoding protein YjjY, whose translation MTKVRNCVLDALSINVNNIISLVVGSFPLDPTVSKTAVILTILTAT comes from the coding sequence ATGACTAAAGTACGTAATTGCGTTCTTGATGCACTTTCCATCAACGTCAACAACATCATTAGCTTGGTCGTGGGTAGTTTCCCTCTGGACCCGACAGTGTCAAAAACGGCTGTCATCCTAACCATTTTAACAGCAACATAA